From the Conger conger chromosome 13, fConCon1.1, whole genome shotgun sequence genome, the window TCATATCAAACTTCGCCACTTTGGTCAGCACGTACAGCACAGGTACGCTATGCAGGTGACCACGTATCCAACCACTGGACGCAGTGCTCGGTAGCTGTGTAACGCCACTCGAAGCCTGAGTTTGGAATTGCCGAGTATGCAAGTTTACAGTCAGTGAGGAGCATACCTGGCACCCTCAAACGCTTGTATTTTGTCCCTTAACTTTGCAAAACTAACATTGCTTCCATGTGTAGCCTTTCATAGTGCTGGCACAGCTGGCATAGATGTTTGTACAGGGCACATAGGGATGAAATTGGTATCAATCTTATCGTCTAACTATGGGTAAAAGTTCCCAATTCAACCCATGAACGCGGTTGTGCTTGTAAGCAAGTTTCTTTTGTTTCCTGTCTTGTTTCATAGGTTTTACCATCATCATAGAGCCTTTTGAGGATAAGACCCCAACCATCGCTAACCCTGTGCTGCACTTCAGGTGGGACAGGTGCAGTCCAGCTGCAGTCTGTAGTCACAGTCCAGCACTTTGAGGGCAGCTGTGTAAAATTCTGAATATAATGTGGCGTACAGCACTGTATGTTGTCCAGATGCAATGACCCATCCATCATTTTTTCCAGTATTAATTGGTAAACTGACTTAATctacccctctttctctctccctctttcctgtTCTCCAGCTGTATGGACCCTTCCATTGCCATCAAGCCTGTGTTTCAACGCTTCCAATCTGTTGTCATCACCTCCGGGGTAATCTCACTCTCCCCCACCCCAGTACAGATTATCTCACAACTGTGTGCTTCTGCTAATCACTgattacacactctctctcaaatcCTGCTCCATCTGGCCTGGCTTTCCTTTTGCTCATACAAGCAAAACACTAATCGGACAATTGTCAGTTGTGACGGTAGTTGGCTGGTTCCATAACCAGGCCCAGCCAAGGTgctttttgttatgttatgctcTTTTAGTATGTGGGTTTGGTGTCACATAACCACGCCTCTCTCTACAGACACTTTCACCTCTGGACATCTATCCCCGAATCCTCGACTTCCGGCCGGTTACCATGGCGTCCTTCACCATGACTCTGGCACGCACCTGCTTGTGTCCCCTTGTGAGTAGCCAATGAAAcgccctggccccgccccacaGGTGTCACTCAAAGGCATCATGTTAATGCAAAAGCACAagcaatgtcatgtaatgtgatGGTTGTTCTCACACGCCTGTACGTCTGCAGTGGCTGTAATGTAGCCTCTTCCCTCAGATCGTGGGCCGAGGGAATGACCAGGTGGCGATAAGCTCCAAGTTTGAGACACGGGAGGATTTCGGTGAGTGCCAGCTACAGTATGAATCCTTTTAGATCCACATGATATAccgtttattttcttcttcaaaTGAGAAATTTCCTGTGAGAGTTCTATCAGCAACcgctgtgcagttatccagccatGTTACCCAGCAAGAGCTAAAATGTTGAGAAGCATTCAGTGCTGTGCTTTGCGTTTCAGCCGTCATACGTAACTATGGCAACCTGCTCCTGGAACTCTCGGCCATCGTGCCCGACGGCATTGTGGCGTTCTTCACCAGCTACCTGTACATGGAGAATATAGTGGCCTCCTGGTACGAACAGGTGTGTACACACAACGCTGACAGAGACAGACTATACCACTCGTAGAGAGACTGTGCCACAGCTAGGGAAACAGACAGGTTGTGAATTTTCTGCCTGAATTTGAAAACTTTGAAATATACTGAATTTATTATAATAGTTGGCTCTAAGAACACTTGTTTTGGGGTCAGTTCtatttcaattcagtcaattaaTGAAAATTCTGTACATTTATTGTGGTGGGATTTTTCCGTCAATGAATTGAGCTTAACCCTCAAGAACATATTTTGCTGCATAAACAGTCCAGTAAAGACTTTTACTGCTTAACTTAGTTTGATGGTGATTACTGTTAAGTTCTTCTGGTGTCCACACCCTTGTGGTAAAAGACACCTCCTGGTTATTGGGCGTTTTCCCTCTTTTCTGAGCCCCCTGTATTCTGAGCCCTCTGTCTTTGGTCTCGATCTCGGCCTATCGGTCACAGGGGATCCTGGAGAACGTTCAGAGGAACAAGCTCATCTTCATCGAGACGCCCGACGCTGCAGAGACCAGTATGGCCCTGGAGAAGTACCAGGAGGTCAGTCTGGGTCACCGTCTCTGTGTTTTTTCAGCACCTGGGGCCAGTTGCATAAAGCTAGTTCAGACTAGTCTTATAGTTCGGACACTAGACTGGTCTAATCAGTTTTGATGTGTCTGGTGAGAGAAACCTAATGGTGTGGAATTTTTAAATTAACTTTGTGTTAAAGgtcccccccccgtctctctgtctcctctttctttctctccctccctctcccatggTTTCTCTAGGCTTGTGAGAATGGCCGTGGGGCCATCCTTCTCTCGGTGGCCAGGGGGAAAGTGTCAGAAGGGATTGACTTTGGTGAGTTAACATAACTGGCCACTGGTAATTCACTCAAGCAGCCTGACTGCTCAGATATGACAGTATTGCTAAAGCAGTGACCATCATGGTGAAGTTTCATACAGTGATACTGTAAATACTGGAAAGAATGTAATTGTAATGGTAACCTTGGTATTATCTATcggtattaataataataatactaataaagaGCATTTCTCTGTCAGTGCACCACTATGGGCGTGCAGTGATCATGTTCGGAGTGCCCTATGTCTACACACAGAGCCGCATTCTCAAGGTCAGTGGCCCCTGCAGGAGACGCCTCTGCATTTCCTGTAGCGGTGTTCTCCcagcttcctgcttcctgtctggCCTCATTGATCAGTAATCTCAACTCTGGATTCTTTCTTATCGTGACAACTTCAGCTGGCCAAATACTGAGATTGCCCATTGTAAGACACTGCGTGAATGTTCTCATAACAATGGCCATATGTAACAGTTTTCTTGCAGTAAGCATAGGGTGATCCGATTCCCTTAAGGATCGTGTACACAATGCAGTGAGACCCTAAAATACGGGAAAATCTGTAAATCTGTCTTCCAATAATTCACACGCAAAAAGGGGCTGAGTTATGAGGCAGCCCAGGGAAAAAgaggacatccatccatccatccatccatccgcccacccacccaccctaaGTAAAGGGCATATCCCAACGAGTTTCTCACAGTCAGGGACATACCCCACACAGACTTCTCATATCTGACACAGTAAGGTTCACATCCAGTAAATCATTTTCTTACAATAACACAACGTTGGGGATCATTCTGGGTAATCTCTCTGCGCTCCGCCTGCCAGGCCCGGCTGGAGTACCTGCGGGACCAGTTCCAGATCCGTGAGAACGACTTCCTGACGTTCGACGCCATGCGGCACGCGGCACAGTGTGTGGGCCGGGCCATCCGGGGGAAGACCGACTACGGCCTGATGATCTTCGCCGACAAGGTGAGCCCCAGGAGCTGTAGCACTTCAGCTCCAGCAGCCTGCTCTGTACTGATCTCACATCAGCCACTAACAATacgagctgatcagagatcagttATTTCAATAGGAGCTGAGCAAAGATCAGTTAAAAAGAGCTGATCGGAGGTCAGTTAGGTTGAGGGTCCCCAGCTTCATTTGCCCCACACTGGGGACTCGCACAGACGGTGGATTGCGCATAACGGCGGTGGAGGGATTCTCACCTCAGCTGTGCTCTGGAAGGAGGGGTTATGAGCCAGCTGAACTGGCGTTGTGGTGTGACGCGTCCGcctctccccgcccctcccccagcGATACGCCCGCGCGGATAAGAGGGGGAAGCTCCCGCGCTGGATCCAGGAGCACATCAGCGACGGCAGCCTGAACCTGACCATCGACGAGGCCGTGCAGCTGTCCAAGCACTTCCTCCGGCAGATGGCCCAGCCCTTCAGGAGGGTCAGTACCCCGTCCCCCACCCGCCCCTCTCCTAACCCTGCCACACTCTCCCCCACCCGCCCCTCTCCTAAACCCTGCCACTCTCCTCCACCCGCCCCTCCTAAACCCTgccactctctcctccacccgCCCCTCCTAAACCCTgccactctctcctccacccaccCCTCCTAAACCCtgccactctctcccccacccgcCCTTCCTAAACCCTgccactctctcctccacccaccCCTCCTAAACCCTGCTActctcacccccacccacccctcctAAACCCTGCTACTCTCACCCCCACCCGCCCTTCCTAAACCCtgccactctctcccccacccgcCCCTCTCCTAAACCCtgccactctctcccccacccacccctctctcccccacccgcCCCTCTCCTAAACCCtgccactctctcccccacccacccctctcctccacccgtcCCTCCTAAACCCTGCTACTCTCACCCCCACCCGCCCTTCCTAAACCCTGCTACTCTCACCCCCACCCGCCCTTCCTAAACCCTgccactctctcctccacccgCCCCTCTCCTAAACCCTGCATTCTCTCCCCCACCCGCCCCTCTAACCCATGCATTCTCTCCTCCACCCGCCCCTCTCCTAAACCCTGCATTCTCTCCTCCACCCGCCCCTCCTAAACCCTGCAACTCTCTCCTCCACCCGCCCCTCTCCTAAACCCTGCATTCTCTCCTCCACCCGCCCCTCTTAAACCCTGCCCAGtaggaggaggaaaggaggataaaTATTTTTGCGTACTGGGATGCACCCCTGTACTAAGAGCTCATCTGTGAGAAAGAGCACTCAGTGCTTTGTTTCTGCAGGAGGACCAGCTGGGGCTCTCTCTGCTCACCCTGAACCAGCTGCAGTCAGAGGAAATGCTCCAGAAGATCGCGCAGATGGCCCACCAGGTGTGAGGGGCCCTCCGTCCCCACCTACAGGCCTTGTCACAGCGCCTCCTGCTGACTCACAACTGCAACTGCAATTCcagtgtacatatacacacttcaATTAGTTGTATTGTGTATAATTCCTGACCGATGTATGAATAaacattaaaatttttattGTTCTGTACTAAAGTGTACAGTGTGCTATTGGTCTGCTCCCAACGTTAACTGGAAAAAGATGGACCAGTATTCAATCCTTCTTTGCTTTTGCAATACataatgttttgcaatggcatACTTTAAGCATAGCAtaccattcattttaattatttcaaaagaaacaaaggcacattttttaaaataatgtctctaattttatttcacattccTGCAATGatttgattacaaatataaaacacactcaaatgttttttgtgatcTAGGGTTGACAGTGACAGCTCTAGCTAGGTCTTGTGTGTACAGTGGCTAACTGGACAAAAGCAGTCACAGAAAACATTTAGTTTCCTCTGTGTTAGCAGCAGTCTCATGTAACAGCACTGAATTGGAGTCAATCGAGACTTGCACATTTTTCTGCTCCACCAATCCAATCCCTCAATTGAATATGACAGAAAATGTCAGAACATCTTTGTATGTAGGATAATTGTACACAcgtttttgttcgtttttttttagcaaaactAGACCCTCAGGGAGGGCAACAAAGATAAGATATCCATACTGAATTGAAAATCACATTCCAAACCACCACAGAGGTGAGATGGGTGATGGATGGGTGGTGGGCGGCCtgaagcatagtggttaaggtaaataactaggacacacaaggtcggtggctcgatccccagtgtagccacaataagatccgcaccgccgttgggcccttgagcaaggcccttaaccctctcctgcttagtctaatcaactgtacgtcgctctggataagagcatctgctaataatttaatgtaatggataCGCAAGAGTTTGCGTGACATGGATGTAGCGAGGTTAGGAAAAGCAGCTCCACTCTGCTGCCCGTAGTGCAATGCTGACAAGCTTTACACCAGCCAGCCAAATTAACATTACACAACATACATATTCCACTACAAATTCATATGGCCGTTATCAAACCGACCTCCCACCCCTTTTCTGTCACAAATCCAATTGCCCTAACTTGACCTTTAGTAGAGGAAAATGTGTTCTGCCTCAATTCTCAACCTGAAAATCATATTGCAAAATGTTCTTCACAGAGGCACAAACTAATGTAACTGTTGTTTTACAGAGAGGAATGTCATTCAGAAACCTGAaaccagttaaaaaaaataaaaacacattgtcACTCTAATTCCTATTCCTataatacataaaaacataaaaacaaaacagtaacaGCAAAGTCTGTCATGGTCAGAGAAAACATGAACTAATGACAAGAACACTCACATGAAGTAAAGACAGTCTTTGATGCACTCTCCTAAAAATGTCCCTTAGAATTATTTTGTACAATTTACATGTTTAATAAAACATGTAAGgtttattacaattattttttaaacattaagtTAAAAACATTCCATAAGTTATAggacatttcccacaatgctaTCAATGCTTGCAATGCTATCAGTAAGAATGTACATTCTATCACTGAGCCTATCACAGATGCCTGTAATATTAACTAACATAAAATAATGTTCATGAAGCCAGTTGGTTAATCATGTGCAATTTAAGCCTGTTTCCTTTTGACAGTTTCACACATAAACAGTAATAGAATTCCCAAAAACAAAGGCTGCGTTGCATTTCCGCTCACGTCGTTGAGGCTATTTCTGTAACATTCAAACTGCTACCGGGAGAAAAGTGGATAATTCACACAAGTTCCAAGGGAAAACTAAAACTCCAGCCCCAACAGGCTAAATTTATTTTCAGGCCTAACATGAATTATGCCTTAAGAATTATCCCACATTAGCAACAATCTTTGAAAGCCTTTGAGAGACATCGAAGCTGGACAGAATCAACGGGATGCAACAACTGTAAAGGACCCAACTAATTATGCACCCAAAATATTACAACATGATTTAAATTTAGCCTTTTAGACTTTAAGATTAAGGCTAAAACTGCACTAGTGCAGAGTAGATGAAAGGTAAAGGGGCAAcactggctcaggtggtaagagcagttgtctggcagtcggagagttgttGGTTCGATCCCGTTGCTGGGTgtatcgaagtgtccttgagcaagaaaCCTGAAACCTAAACCCtaaatgttcctgacgagctggttggtgccttgcatgacagccaatcgtgtgtgtgtgtgtattaatgggtgaatgagaagcatcagttgtacagtgttTTGTATAAAGGCGtgatataaatgtcaaccaacCATTACAAGACACAAGTCAAGATTTCTGATTGCTCatataattatttgtaaaaaagcaaaaaaaaaaaaaaaaaagcaaaaaaacctaTGGTTTGATAATATATTCCCCCTTCATTTTGTGTGAATTGCAAAGACCTAAAATGAAGAATTGGTGAGTATATAAGTTTGGTACGTTTACCACAATTTCAGTCTATCCACTGTGCAAGTAACTTTCCTTTGAGACAAAAAGTGTCATTTGGTTACATCATGAAACAAAACGGAATGTTCAGCCATTGTCTGAGGTGCCCTTCGGTTGATAAGCGCTGTCCCTTCTGTAATTATTTCAAAAAGATAAAATTGCaaaccacatttttttttatatacatctTCAGCATAGGGAGTAAAAGGTAGTGCAATTTTTTGATTTCGGGGTCATTTTATACATTGTTATGTAGTGTGTTTGGAATATATAaacgtttaaaaataaatattaaaagcaattaataGCATTTTTCAAAACCTTTTCAAAGCCTGAACGGCTCTGGCTCTGAAAACTGACTATAAAAACATTCTCTACAAAAATCCTCATGGATTGTAACCGCGCTCTACATTCTAGTACACTACATCAGCTTGTAGAGACCCAGTTGATCTCACAAACAAACCAACACGATCCGCACACACCCTACATACTCACAGACAGAGCAAAACTTCGACTGGTCTGACGTAGGACTCTTATGGTGTCGATGTCTTCTGGGTTTTTCTGAGGAGACCATGCGACTGACCCTGTTTTTCTCTTGGTGATTGACAGCAGTATTAACAGacacagggagtgtgtgtgtgtgtgtgtgtgtgtgtgtaacgtgcACACTGGAAATCAGTGCTCTACACTGctggtgtgtgagaggtgttGGAGTCAGTCTGAGGTGGGGCCAGTCCACTGAGATGGATGGACGGGGGGGATGGCCCAGCACTTCTGGAGCTTGGTGCAAATGCGTTGAAGGTAAAAAGGTCAAATGTGAAATGTCAGAGGTGAAGGAACGGACGCACCGCTAGCTAGCTCCACTGAGGGACCCCCGGCGGGCCAAATTTTGGGTGCTGCAACTCAGGCCCCGGGTTTCTGTGAGAGTGCTGGCCTTCTAAAGGGGAGAAGGACAGAACGACAGGTATTAAAGTAAACGCTTCTTAATGTTTAACATCAACAATAAGCTTTACACATATGAGGGGATTTCCTTCTTACCTGTGACACATCttggctctctctcactcctacaTTCAGCACATTAAGGGAATTAGCTCTCTTCATCCTATTGGGAGAGGGGAAACATGAGCAACATGGAAGCAAACCAGCCAGCTTCACTCTGTCTGCCTCCGGACTAAATTCAACACTGAAGCAATGGCTTCATTGttcatatgtatgtatgcatgattTGTTTATGGGTCTAGGCAAGCATAGTCAACTTGCGCCTGCACAATGTTAAAATTACACAGGTATGTCTGGTAGTGCTGTTAACCGGGTACTATTGCCATGTAAATCATGTTCTCATGCAGTCACTCAGGGTGAATGTGTGTACTAAATGGATCTGATGTCAGGTTTGGGGAAGTTAAAGGCCTGTTGCGTTCTCACCCTGGGTTCCGTGGGGCGCTGtcctgcacccccacccccttcagcTTCCTCACCAGCTTCTCACTGCTCCTCCTGATGGACTCCCTGAGCTTGGTGAAGGAGCCACTGCGCTTCAGACCATCCGTCCCGTCCTACGGAGAGAGATGaacaatacacacatgcacaacccGTATTCATTCATGTTTTACGTATTATTATACGATTATATTTATTATCATCAGCATCGTTATTATTGTTTACATTATCGTTTATATTTATTTCGTTTTGTACTttatctttttttccatttctcaaTCCCCATTTCATTTGTTTCTATTCTttgatgttcagtgttaaatgtaaatattgtttacattgtatgctttggcaatacaaaatgTCATGTTTTGCCATGTCAATGAAGAAAATTGGATTGAATGAAGAGAGAAAGATGAAAACAAAGGGTTGCGatttcattttgtgaaaaaaatgtcACCGGTGGAATGTAGCATTTTAGccttatatat encodes:
- the ercc2 gene encoding general transcription and DNA repair factor IIH helicase subunit XPD isoform X2 — translated: MEFYAKETGEKNNFLALALSSRKNLCIHPEVSSLRLGKEVDGKCHCLTASYVRAQHQINPSVPTCRWYEEFDSVGRQVPIPPGIYNLDDLKAFGRRKGVCPYFLARHSILHANVVVYSYHYLLDPKIADVVSKELAKTSVVVFDEAHNIDNVCIDSMSVNITRRTLDRSQANMETLQNTIQKIKETDAAKLKEEYRRLVEGLKEANVARETDVYLSNPVLPDEILQEAVPGSIRTAEHFVGFMKRFLEYLKSRLRIQHVVQESAPQFLKDIFEKVCIDRKPLRFCAERLRSLLRTLEIADITDFSAITLISNFATLVSTYSTGFTIIIEPFEDKTPTIANPVLHFSCMDPSIAIKPVFQRFQSVVITSGTLSPLDIYPRILDFRPVTMASFTMTLARTCLCPLIVGRGNDQVAISSKFETREDFAVIRNYGNLLLELSAIVPDGIVAFFTSYLYMENIVASWYEQGILENVQRNKLIFIETPDAAETSMALEKYQEACENGRGAILLSVARGKVSEGIDFVHHYGRAVIMFGVPYVYTQSRILKARLEYLRDQFQIRENDFLTFDAMRHAAQCVGRAIRGKTDYGLMIFADKRYARADKRGKLPRWIQEHISDGSLNLTIDEAVQLSKHFLRQMAQPFRREDQLGLSLLTLNQLQSEEMLQKIAQMAHQV